The Nocardioides sp. S-1144 genome includes a region encoding these proteins:
- the katG gene encoding catalase/peroxidase HPI, producing the protein MPVSQHDHETVEADMNTEAAGGCPVHAGRMGHPTESASNTDWWPNQLNLKILRKHPGVANPMGEDFDYRAAFESLDLDELARDVDALMTDSQDWWPADFGHYGGLMVRMAWHSAGTYRVSDGRGGAGAGMQRFAPLNSWPDNGNLDKARRLLWPVKKKYGSRVSWADLMVFAGNRALETMGFETFGFAGGRADVWEPDEDVYWGPERTWLGDERYTGDRELERPLGAVQMGLIYVNPEGPNANPDPLASARDIRETFARMAMNDEETVALIAGGHTFGKTHGAADPEQHVGAEPEGASILEQGLGWKQGFGSGKGRDTITSGLEVTWTSTPVQWGNGFFDNLFGHEWELTKSPAGAWQWQAVGDDAANTIPDPETGELDRRPTMLTTDLALREDPVYAEISRRFHQDPDEFADAFARAWYKLTHRDMGPKQRYLGPWVPQEELLWQDPVPALDHPVVDAEAVAALKARILATDLTVPQLVKAAWAAASSHRVSDRRGGANGGRIRLEPQRGWLVNDPDELAPVLRVLEGVRADFNASATGGVQVSLADLVVLGGAAAVEQAARAGGHDVQVPFTPGRTDATQEQTDVESFSHLEPTSDGFRNVLGKEGRLPGEYRLVDRANLLGLSAPEMTVLVGGLRVLGANTGANAKGVLTDRVGTLSNDFFLNLLATDVDWTGIEGDDDGFTAVDRASGEPRWTGSRVDLVFGSNSELRALAEVYGSDDAAEKFAHDFVSAWAHVMDLDRYDLV; encoded by the coding sequence ATGCCTGTGTCCCAGCACGACCACGAGACCGTCGAAGCCGACATGAACACCGAGGCCGCCGGCGGCTGCCCGGTGCACGCCGGTCGGATGGGCCACCCCACCGAGAGCGCGAGCAACACCGACTGGTGGCCCAACCAGCTCAACCTCAAGATCCTGCGCAAGCACCCCGGCGTCGCCAACCCGATGGGCGAGGACTTCGACTACCGGGCCGCCTTCGAGAGCCTCGACCTCGACGAGCTGGCCCGCGACGTGGACGCCCTGATGACCGACTCGCAGGACTGGTGGCCCGCCGACTTCGGCCACTACGGCGGTCTCATGGTGCGCATGGCCTGGCACAGCGCCGGCACCTACCGCGTCAGCGACGGTCGCGGCGGCGCCGGGGCCGGGATGCAGCGCTTCGCGCCGCTCAACAGCTGGCCCGACAACGGCAACCTCGACAAGGCCCGCCGGCTGCTGTGGCCGGTGAAGAAGAAGTACGGCTCGCGCGTGTCCTGGGCCGACCTGATGGTCTTCGCGGGCAACCGCGCGCTGGAGACCATGGGGTTCGAGACCTTCGGCTTCGCCGGCGGTCGCGCCGACGTGTGGGAGCCCGACGAGGACGTCTACTGGGGGCCGGAGCGCACCTGGCTCGGCGACGAGCGCTACACCGGTGACCGCGAGCTCGAGCGTCCCCTCGGCGCGGTCCAGATGGGCCTGATCTACGTCAACCCCGAGGGCCCGAACGCCAACCCCGACCCGCTCGCCTCGGCGCGCGACATCCGCGAGACGTTCGCGCGGATGGCGATGAACGACGAGGAGACCGTCGCCCTGATCGCCGGCGGCCACACGTTCGGCAAGACCCACGGTGCCGCCGACCCCGAGCAGCACGTCGGTGCCGAGCCGGAGGGCGCCTCGATCCTCGAGCAGGGCCTCGGCTGGAAGCAGGGCTTCGGCTCCGGCAAGGGCCGCGACACCATCACCAGCGGCCTGGAGGTCACCTGGACCTCCACGCCGGTGCAGTGGGGCAACGGCTTCTTCGACAACCTCTTCGGCCACGAGTGGGAGCTCACCAAGAGCCCCGCCGGCGCGTGGCAGTGGCAGGCCGTCGGTGACGACGCCGCCAACACCATCCCCGACCCGGAGACCGGCGAGCTCGACCGCCGCCCCACGATGCTCACCACCGACCTGGCGCTGCGCGAGGACCCGGTCTACGCGGAGATCTCGCGCCGCTTCCACCAGGACCCGGACGAGTTCGCCGACGCCTTCGCCCGCGCCTGGTACAAGCTCACCCACCGCGACATGGGCCCGAAGCAGCGCTACCTCGGTCCCTGGGTGCCCCAGGAGGAGCTGCTGTGGCAGGACCCGGTTCCGGCCCTCGACCACCCGGTGGTCGACGCCGAGGCGGTCGCCGCGCTCAAGGCGAGGATCCTGGCCACCGACCTGACCGTGCCCCAGCTGGTCAAGGCCGCCTGGGCCGCGGCGTCGTCCCACCGCGTCAGCGACCGGCGCGGCGGCGCCAACGGCGGCCGGATCCGGCTCGAGCCGCAGCGTGGCTGGCTGGTCAACGACCCCGACGAGCTCGCCCCGGTGCTGCGCGTCCTCGAGGGCGTCCGGGCCGACTTCAACGCCTCGGCCACCGGCGGCGTCCAGGTCTCGCTGGCCGACCTCGTGGTGCTCGGCGGCGCGGCGGCGGTCGAGCAGGCCGCCCGGGCCGGCGGCCACGACGTCCAGGTGCCGTTCACGCCCGGTCGCACCGACGCGACGCAGGAGCAGACGGACGTCGAGTCCTTCAGCCACCTCGAGCCCACCAGCGACGGCTTCCGCAACGTCCTCGGCAAGGAGGGTCGCCTGCCCGGCGAGTACCGCCTCGTCGACCGCGCCAACCTGCTCGGCCTCTCGGCCCCCGAGATGACCGTGCTCGTCGGCGGCCTGCGCGTGCTCGGCGCCAACACCGGTGCCAACGCCAAGGGCGTGCTCACCGACCGGGTCGGCACCCTGAGCAACGACTTCTTCCTCAACCTGCTCGCCACCGACGTCGACTGGACCGGCATCGAGGGCGACGACGACGGCTTCACCGCCGTCGACCGCGCCAGCGGCGAGCCGCGGTGGACCGGCAGCCGGGTGGACCTGGTGTTCGGGTCCAACTCGGAGCTGCGCGCGCTCGCCGAGGTCTACGGCAGCGACGACGCCGCCGAGAAGTTCGCGCACGACTTCGTCAGCGCCTGGGCCCACGTGATGGACCTCGACCGCTACGACCTGGTCTGA
- a CDS encoding Fur family transcriptional regulator — MVTPPDVESILRATSLRVTKPRVAVLAAVHEHPHADTDTVIGLVRARLGEVSHQAVYDVLRALTTAGLVRRIQPSGSVSRYEARVGDNHHHVVCRSCGAIADVDCTVGHAPCLDPAAGHDFLVDEAEVIFWGTCASCRAPAPPVPSS; from the coding sequence ATGGTCACCCCACCGGACGTCGAGAGCATCCTGCGTGCCACGTCGCTCCGGGTCACCAAGCCACGGGTGGCCGTGCTGGCCGCCGTGCACGAGCACCCGCACGCCGACACCGACACCGTGATCGGCCTGGTCCGGGCCCGGCTCGGCGAGGTCTCCCACCAGGCGGTCTACGACGTCCTGCGCGCCCTCACGACCGCGGGGCTGGTGCGACGCATCCAGCCGTCGGGCTCGGTGAGCCGCTACGAGGCCCGCGTCGGCGACAACCACCACCACGTGGTGTGCCGCTCCTGCGGGGCGATCGCCGACGTCGACTGCACGGTCGGGCACGCGCCGTGCCTCGACCCGGCCGCCGGCCACGACTTCCTGGTCGACGAGGCCGAGGTCATCTTCTGGGGCACCTGCGCGTCCTGCCGTGCCCCGGCCCCACCTGTCCCGAGTTCCTGA